Within Amedibacterium intestinale, the genomic segment TCTAATGCGGATTGGAAAAAAGAACTGGAGGAACTTATTTCTTTGGGATTAGTTTCACGTATTGTACATGCAAAAAGAAAGCCAATGGAAATAGAATATGCTTTAACAAATCGTGGTGCAAAGTATTTAAGATGTATGCGTACGATGATGGATGTGGGTATTGAAATTATGATGGATTATCAAATGCATGAAGTATTGATACAGGAAGGCTATATCGAAAAAGTTAGTGAATGATAAAATAGGTTTACTGTATTAGGAGTGATAACAAAGATGAAAAAGAAAATGGGAACAGAAGAAAGTAAAAAAATATGGGAGAAGAATGCAAAATTTTGGGATAATGCAATGGGCAATCAGTCTAATGATTTTCATAGAAAAGTAGTTCGTCCTAAAGTAACAGAACTTTTATCTCCTAATTCTACAGATTACATCTTAGATGTTGCTTGTGGAAATGGAAATTATTCTTCGTATCTTGCGCAAATAGGAGCTGGGATTGTTGCTTTTGATTACAGTGAAAAAATGATAGAACTTGCGAAAAAGAGGCAATCTAAATATTTGAAACAAATCGAATTTTGTGTAGCAGATGCAGCCAGTAGGGAAAGCATCTTAACATTAAAAAGAAATCGTCTTTTTACAAAAGCGGTTTCCAATATGGCAATTATGGATATTACAGATATTGAACCACTTTTTATGGCTGTATATGAATTGCTGGATGAAAATGGTATTTTTGTTTTTGCCACGCAGCATCCTTGCTTTGTTACACTGACTGAAAAGTATATGACACCTCACAGTTATTATGGTATTGCGATTGAAGGCCAGCCTAAAAAACAGATTTATTATCATCGATCTATGCAAGATATTTTTAACCTTTGTTTTAGAGCGGGGTTTGTGATTGACGGATTTTATGAAGAGTGCTTTAAAAACAATAGAGAAATTCCTATGGTAATGATAGTAAGGCTAAAAAAGGTAAAGTGCAGCAGTTTAAGGTAAAAAAATAAATCATAGTTCATTTTATATCTATATTTTTTAGGTGGTTAGTCTATCAAGATTGACCGCTTTTTCTATAAAAAAACAGAAGTACATAACGATTTGTTATCACTTCTGCATAAGTTTTCACTATTTAATGTAATGAGGATACTGGATTCTTATATTTATTCCACTATTTTTATGATACATGAACTTGCTTTTAAAAACTCTTTTTGTTTCTCTTTGGAAAGTTTTCTAAAATCTTCTAACAGCTTCATTTCCAAATCACTTTGAATCAAGATATCACTATTTCCCTTTGCGTGGATTTCTAAGATGTCATTAATATCTATTTCAAGAATATTACATAATCTGGATAATGTGTCCAGGTTTGGAAAATTAATGTCATTACAATAATTAGAGATGGTGCGCTGATCCAGTTCCATCATATCTGCCAATTCTTTTTGTCGAATATCTTTTTCATGCATCTTAGCTTTTAGGATACCACCAATTTTTAACATATTAACACCTCTTTCTATTACATTTATTATAAATAAGTATAAAGGAATTTGAAGAGTCCTTGTTGCTATACCTTTAAAAATGGTAAAATATTATTTACCATAGAAAATAATTGCGGATATTGTTGGATTTTATCAATGAATTGAATTAAAGGGAGATTTTAATTTCTTTTATTTGAAAAGTAGAGAAAGTATGGAAATTATAAAATTTTCTACATCAAGTAGATTTGGATATGCTATAATAGTCTAGAATTGATTATTTGAGGAAGCTAAAAATTTAGGCTAAGTAAGAAAGGACGAAGCTTTATGATTATTCGCTCAATAGATGCTATTATTCGCATGCTTGATGCTGATTATATAGAAAATGGAAATATCGAAGAAAAAATTAAAGGAGTATGTATCGACTCTCGTAAAGTTGTAGAAGGGAATCTATATATTCCTATTCATGGTATTAACAACAATGGACATCTGTTTGTCCAACAGGCAATAGACAATGGGGCTAAAGCTGTTTTATGGGAAAGAAAAGAGGAAAATCCACCAGAAGATGTTGTAGTTATTTTAGTGGATGATACAACAAAAGCTCTGCAGGAGCTGGCAAAAGCTTATCGTAAACAATTACATATGAAGGTTGTTGGGGTTACAGGAAGTAATGGGAAGACAAGTACAAAAGATATTCTTGCTTCTGTTTTGAAAGAACATTACATCACACAGAAAACATTAGGAAACTATAATAATGAAATTGGTGTTCCTTTAACTTTGTTAAGTCTTAATGAAGATGTAGAAGTTGCTGTTGTAGAAATGGGAATGGAAAATCTTGGAGAATTATCTTTTTTGACTCACTTGGTAGAACCAGATATTGCAATCATATCAAATGTAGGAACAGCACATTTAGAAAATCTAGGCACAATGGAAAATATCGCAAAAGCAAAAGTTGAAATTGTGGAAGGACTAAATGAGAATGGATCGCTTATTTATAATGGTGATCAGGAGTTATTAAAAAATGCTGTACGAGAAAAAGAAATTCCTGGTTCTATTTCCATACGTACATTTGGAATGGACAAGCGAAATGATTACATCGTATCTGCAGTACGTCAGAAAAAAGAGGGAATATACTTTAGCGTTACACCTTCTGAACAATCATCTTATTTTTTAGATATGATTGGGAAACATCAGGCCATGAATGCGACGGCAGCTATGATTGCAGCGAAAGCATTGCATGTAAGTGATGAAGAAATTCAAAGAGGTTTTTCAAATATTGAAAAGACAGGCTTAAGAAATGAATTGGTTGACTGTGATCGCTGCTTGATTTTAAATGATTCTTATAAGTCTAATCCACAAAGTGCAATTGCTGCACTTGAAACTATGGAAGAGTTTGAAGTTCCATATAAGATTGCTGTTTTAGGAGATATGCTGGAACTTGGAGAAACAAGTGATCAGATTCATTATGATTTAGGAAAAGAAACAGCAAGATTTCATTTACAGGAAATTTTAACAATTGGGGATATGGCACGATATATTGCCCAGGGAGCTTTTAATCATAATACAGATGATGTGAAAGTTGTGCATTTTGAAAATAAAGAAGAACTTTCAGAATATCTTTTCCCATACATGCATAAAGACTGTATGCTTTTGGTAAAGGGTTCACGTGGCATGAAGCTAGATGAATTAGTAAATGTATTAATAGAAAAAAATAAGAAATAAAGAGGTAGGAATAAAATGGAAAAGTTACGTTTAGCAGTTGTTTTTGGAGGAAAATCAAGTGAATATCCTGTTTCACTTCATTCAGCAGGAAGTTTGATTCATTCCTTGCATAAAGAAAAATATGAACTTATTTTGATTGGAATTAGTGAAAATGGGGAATGGTATGCATATGATGGAGATATAGAAAGTATCGAACATGATCATTGGCTGCAGGAACAATACTGTACACCATGTGTACTTTCTTGCTCAACACATTTCAAAGGTTTCTTGAAATTAAAAGAGGATGGAAACTATGAGCAGATTCCTGTTGATTGTATCTTTCCAGTTCTACATGGAAAAAACGGGGAAGATGGTACAATTCAAGGGTTATTTGAATTAAGTGGCATACCATATGTTGGATGTGGTCATATGAGTAGTTCCGTATGTATGGATAAAGAAATGACACATATTATTCTTGAACATGCGAAAGTTCCATGTGCTCCATATATGTGCATTTATGAAGAAAAAGATATGGACTATAAAAAAATCTTTGAAAGTGCGAAAGAAACACTTGGTCTTCCTATTTTTATTAAACCGGCGAATGCAGGAAGTAGTTTTGGAATTCATAAAGTGGAAGATTTTTCTGAATTTGAAGAAAGCATGAAAGATGCTTTCTATCATGATGGAAAAGGAAAAGTGATTTTAGAAACAACTATTGAGGGATTTGAAATCGGTTGCGCTGTTATGGGAAACAAAGAATTGTTTGCCGGCAGCGTTGATGAAATTGAAACAGCAGCTCCATTCTTTGATTATGAGGGAAAATACCAAATGGTAGATTCTCATATTTATTGTCCTGCACGTATTTCAAAAGAATTGTTTGAAGAGGCAAGAAGTATGGCATTACAGGCATATCGTGCATTGAATTGTAAAGGAATGACACGTGTGGATATGTTTGTAACACCACAAAATACAATTGTATTAAATGAAGTAAATACAATTCCAGGCTTTACATCAACTTCTCGTTATCCTACAATGATGAAAGAGGCTGGTATTGAATTTGGAGATTTACTAGATAAATTAATTGCGTTGGCAATGGAATAAAAGAGGTGAAAACATGCTGGAAAGCAAAAGCAGAGCATGGGTAGAAATAGATCTTTCAAAAATTAAGCATAATGTAGAGGAAATACGTAAAATTCTTCCTTCTACGACAAAAATCATGGCAATTGTAAAAGCTAATGCTTATGGGCATGGGGATGTTGTGTGCTGTAAAGAGTTGGAAAAATGCGGTATTGATTTTTTTGGTGTAAGTAGTATTGATGAGGCTTTAACACTCAGAGAAAATGGTATTCAGGAAGAAATTTTGATTTTAGGGTATACACCTCCAGAACATTTTCATTATGTGATAGAAAAGAATCTAATTCAAACTTTTCTTTCTTTAGATTATGCGAAAAAGGCCGACAAATATTGCGAAGAGCATCATGTCATTATGAGAGGGCATATTAAGGTAGATACAGGTATGTCAAGACTTGGGATAATTTGTCAGGAACAGGAATACCATATTGAACAGATTGAAGAAATATATCGCATGAAACACATTAAAGCAGAAGGGATTTTCTCGCATTTTAGTGTAAGTGATGAATTGGATGCGGACAATAAGAAGTTCACATCGAAACAAATTGAATTATTCGAACGTGTTCTTTCTGATTTGAAAAAAGATGGAATAGATGCAGGAATTCGTCATTTACAAAACAGTTATGGGATATTAAACTATCCTGAGCTGCAGTATGATTATGTTAGACCTGGACTTTTATATTTAGGAGCAACTAGCAATGATCAGATTGAAACAGTGACGCATCCTGATTTCAAACCTATTATGGAATTGAAAGCAAATATTTCTTTGGTTAAGACCATTCAGCCAAATGTAAGTGTAAGTTATGGGCGTCACTTTATAAGTAAAGATGTACGAAAAATTGCGACAGTTTCTATTGGATATGCAGATGGATATCCAAGAAGTGTTTCTAATAAAGGAGCAGTCGTTCTTTTACATGGGAAACGTGTGCCAATCATTGGAAATATCTGTATGGATCAGTTAATGATTGATGTTACAGAAATAGAAGATGTAAAAGAAGGGGATGTCGTAACATTATTTGGGAAAGATGGGGATGAAGTTTTGCCAATTGATGAATTGACAAGACTAGCTCAAACGATTAATAATGAAACATTCTGCTGGATTACGGCAAGAGTTCCTAGAATATATAAATAGCCATCTTTATGGCTATTTTTTCAAAACAAGGAGGATTAGAGGATGGAAAGAAAGAATTATTATGCATTGGATGTGGCTAAATTTATTAGTGCTTTTTTGGTTATTTGTATACATACAGCGCTACTGGCTACGATATCTCCAGATGCTAATTTTATCTTAGTACAGATTATCGCAAGACTTGCAGTACCATTGTTTTTCATAATTTCCGGTTTTCTATTTTTTACAAAAATTAATACGAATAGGGAATGGAATGATGCTGAAAATCGTTATCAGCTAAAGCATTATTTATATCGAATCTTTAAAATTTATATTATATGGACGATTTTATATTTACCTTTCTCATACTTGTTGATAAGGGGACAAAATGATTTTGGAATGGCATTGGCACAGTACATAAAAGATTTTTTCTTTAATGGAAGTTATTATCATTTGTGGTTTTTACCAGCTTTATTATTTGGTATGTGTATTGTCTATTTTTTAAGAAGTCATTTTTCAATGCGTATGACAATAGGAATTTCCATGGTGTTATATTTAATTGGCATGGCAGGTAATATTTATCCAGACGTATTGGAATCTATACCAGGTATCAGCACTGTATATGATGCCTATACTTCCATATTCTCAACAACCCGTAATGGATTTTTCTTTGCGCCTGTTTTTCTTTCTTTAGGAGCCTATTATGCACAGCATAGAAGAAAAGTATCTCATAATTCTAAAATGATGCTTTTCGGTTTTATTGTTTCTTTTGTTGGGTTATGTATAGAGTGTTTTTATTTACGGAAAGCAGGATTTATGCATGATTTAGCAAGTATGTATTTATTTTTGATTCCTGCTGTTAGTTTCCTATTTGCATTTCTATTGCAGCTGGAATGGAGGGATAGACCGATTTATAAAATGTTGCGCATATTGTCTTTGCTTATTTATGTATCTCACATTATGTTTGTTGTTGTATTGTTTGCTTTATTGCCAAATGCAGGGAATTTGCTTATTTATGTATTATCCTGTATATTATCTCTTGTATTTTCTATTTGTGTTTATGGTTTTTCAAAAAAATGGAGGATATTCAAACATTTGTATTAGAAAGGAATTTTTCATATGTTACGAATTCAACAACTGCGTTTATCGTTAGATGAACCAAAGGAATGCTTGGAAGAAAAAATAATAAAAAAGCTGCATATTCATAAAGAAGATCTTTTAGAATGGCATTTACGAAAAGAAAGTATTGATGCCAGAAAACAAAATGATTTTCATTTTAATTGCTGTGTAGATTGTAAAGTAAAAAATGAGGATACTCTTTTAAAGAAAAAAATCAAAGATGTTACCAAAGCCCCTGATGAAAGTTATACAATTCCTGTGTGTGGAATGGTGGGATTATCTACACGACCAGTAGTTGTAGGGTTTGGACCAGCAGGCATGTTTGCATCTTTACTATTAGCACAGGCAGGCTTTCGTCCGATTGTGATAGAGCGAGGAGAATGTGTTGAAGAAAGAGTAAAAAGTGTTCAGGAATTTTGGGAAAAAGGAATTTTGAAAGAAAATAGCAACGTGCAGTTTGGAGAAGGGGGAGCAGGAACTTTCTCTGATGGAAAACTAACAACTCGTGTAAAAGATAAACGAATTTATAAAGTATTAGAAGAATTCGTGCGTTTTGGAGCACCTAAGCAGATTTTATATGAAGCACACCCTCATATTGGTACAGATTTATTACGTAATATCGTAAGAAATATACGTAAAGAAATTCAATCTTTAGGTGGAGAAATTTACTTCCAGTCACAGTTGGAAGATGTAGAAATCCAAAAAGGGAGATTAGAGGCAATCATTGTAAATGGAAAACGAATTCCTTGCGAACAAATGATTTTAGCAATCGGTCATAGTGCAAGAGATACCTTGCGCATGCTGATGAAAAGAGGTTTCTATATCGAACCTAAACCATTTGCGATTGGAGCTCGTATTGAACATCCGCAATCGATAATTGATAAAGCGCAATATAAATCATTCGCTGGACATCCCCGCTTAAAATCTGCAGAATATCGTTTAACATATCAGGCATCGAATGGAAGAGGTGTTTATACATTTTGTATGTGTCCAGGTGGATATGTTGTACCATCTGCTTCCATGCAAGGTGGTGTTGTGGTAAATGGAATGAGCGAGCATGCTCGTGATGGAGAGAATGCGAATAGTGCATTGTTAGTACAGATACGACCAGAGGATTATGGAAATACGCCAGAAAAAGCCATTGCATTTCAGGAAGATTTAGAAAGAAAAGCATTCTTAAAAGCTGGAAGCAATTATAAAGCACCCGCACAGCTGGTAAAAGACTTTTTAAAACATCGACCATCTACGGTCATGAAAAGTGTTACTCCTACCTATGCTTTAGGTGTAACTCCATGTGATCTTCATGATATTCTACCTTCCTATGTTTGTGAAGCTATGGAGGAAGGAATTAAAGGATTGGATCGTAAATTAAAAGGATTTGCTATGGATGATGCTGTTCTTACAGGAATAGAAACAAGAAGCAGTTCTCCTGTACGTATTACACGTGAAAAAGATTGTCTATGTGTAGGGATACAAGGATGCTATCCATGTGGAGAAGGTGCAGGTTATGCAGGAGGTATTGTATCTGCTGCTATTGATGGACTTCGCTGTGCAGAAAAAATTATTGAGATCTATCATTTGGAAGAGAGCTAAAAAGCTCTTTTTTTGTATATTTTCTTATCTGGAAGCATACACATACGTTGAGGTGAAGGTATGAGTAGGCGTTGCAAAGTTTATGTTTATACAGGGGTTTTTATAGTTGCAGTATTACTAATGGCACTTATTATTAAACTGTTTTTCTTTAGTGGATGGTTTACCCCTTTATTAAGTTTAAAAGGGGAGAAAGTCATGGAAGTACAGGTAAAGAAACCTTTTCAAGATCCAGGTGTAAAGGCAAGATATCATCTAAAAGACTTTCAAAATGATGTACGTACTACGAGTAATGTAAATAGGAATCGAATAGGAGAGTATACGATTGTATATGAATGGAAAAATAAAACAGTAGAGCGAATAGTCAAAGTAGTGGATAAAAAAGCTCCGAAATTAAAATTAAAAGGAGATAATCCATTGCGTATATTTGAAAATGAAACATATCAAGAAGCAGGATATACAGCAATTGATGATTATGATGGGGATCTTACAGCTAAGGTACAAATTAAAAATAATGTAAATACAAAAAAACAAGGAAACTATAAGATTATCTATTCTGTAAAGGATAAAAATGGCAATCAAAGCAGTGTAGAAAGACAAGTAGAGGTATGTCCTGATCCAACAAATCAAAAGTTGTATTATAATTATGATTCTTATGATAATAAGATGGAAGAATGGTGGTTTGAAAAAAGTAAAAATCATGAGAGAAATAAAGGAGCATTATCTTCCTCTTTGTTGAGTAAATATAATACCTGTTATTTAGGACCTGATGAGAAAGTAATATATTTAACATTTGATGAAGGTGGAAATGATATTACCTATATAAAAGAAATCGCTAATGTATTGAACAAACATAATGTAAAAGCTACATTTTTCTTAACGAGAAACTATATAAAAAATGAAGCTGATTTTATACGTGATTTAGTAAAACATGGACATGTTATTGGAAATCATACCTGGCATCATTATGATATGACAACATTGGCAAATGCTTCAAAAGTAGATGATTTTGTAAAAGAGATTACAGAAACATCAAAAACATATATGGAAGTGGTAGGAGAGCCGATGAAAAAAATCTTTCGATTCCCTAAAGGCGGTGCAAGTGAAAGAACTATGAAAATGGTATCCGATTTAGGATACAAAAGTTTTAACTGGAGTCATGCGTATTATGATTTTGCAAGTGATGTAAGCAAAGAGGAAGCGTTAAAGACTTTGATTGATCACTATCATAATGGTGCGATTTATTTACTTCATCCAAGCAATAAAGGAAATTATGAAGCCATGGATGAATTTTTGACACAAATGGAAAAGTTAGGTTATCGTTTTGATACGGTAGATCATATTCAAATTATCAAGTAGAAATTTATCTTTAAAAAAGATATAATGATACGCAGGATGTGATGAAATGAAAAAACGCATTGTGTATCTGTTTTTAAGTGTTTTATGGATGATCGTTATTTTTTCTTTTTCTATGCAAAATGGGGGAGAGTCTTCTGGGGTCAGTAATCAGGTGATTCTCTTCATAGAAAATATTACAGGTATTCAGCTAATGCATAATCAATGGATTTCTCTTGATACCATTCAATTTCTTATTAGGAAAGCTGCCCATATGAGTGAGTATGCGATTTTAGCAATGTTGCTTTATATGTTTGCTAGAGAAAGCAAGATTCAAAGCTCTTTTATATTTGCGTTGATTTTCAGTATGCTATATGCCTGTACAGATGAATTTCATCAGCTGTTTGTAAGTGGAAGATCTGGACAATGGCAAGATGTATTTATTGATACAAGTGGATCCTTTTTAGGGTTATGTGTGCAGCAGTTGTGGTTTGTTTTAAAGCATAAAATGCAAACTGGAAAAAGAAAAGTCAAAAAAAGCATTGACAAGATATAGTGTGAGGTGTATGATACAGACAACAAAAAAATCGTATAGAGGCAGCGATGCATCAGAGTAGAAGTGGGAGTTGGCAAACTATGAAAACTTCGAAAGGTAATCATCGCCGAAAACATAATTTTGGCAAAAATTTTGTTTGGGGTTGTGTGGAAATACCTACAACACTCCTTCATTCGTGAAGAGGAGCTATTAACACTCGTTTTAAATTATAGAGTCGTGTAATAGCACGACTTTTTTGTTAAGTAACTAGATAAAGAAAGACGAGGGAAAGAAAATGAAAAAATTATTATGTGCAGCATTTGCGATGACAATGGTATTAACAGGATGCGGGAGCTCAAATGATTCAGCTAAAACTTCTGAAAACACAGGAAAAGAATACTTTACAGTAGGTATGGAATGTAACTATGCTCCTTATAACTGGCAGACTACAGAACAGACTGAAACAAGTGTAAGTATTGGTGGTGCTGGATACTGTGATGGATATGATGTGCGAGTAGCACGAGCTATTGCAGAAGATTTAGGACGTGAAGTACAGGTAAAGAAAATCGCGTGGGAAGGTTTGCAGCCTGCACTTAATTCTGGTGAAATAGATGCGGTTATTGCAGGTATGACAGCAAATCCTGAACGTGAAAAAGGAATGGACTTTACAACTCCTTACTATGATTCTGAAATGGTCATGATTGTTCGTAAATCAGATAAAGATGTTGTAAAATACAACGATATTCAGCAGTTTAGTGGTAAGACGATCATTGGTCAGCTGTCAACAAATTACGACACGGTAATTGATCAAATTAAAGGAGTAAAACATGCTACTCCTAAGAAAACATATCCGGAAATGGTTGTAGCTTTACAAAACAAAGAAGTTGATGGAATTACAGCTGAACTTCCGGTTGCAGAAAGTGTTGTTTCAACGAATAAGGATTTAACGATTGTACATTTTGCAGAAGGAAAAGGTTTTAATATTGATAACAGTGTTTCTATCGGTATGAAAGAAGGATCTAGAGGTTCTGAATTCTTTGAAAGTGTACAGAAGTCTTTAGATAAAATTGATGCAGAAACAAGAACGAATTGGATGAAAGAGGCCAATAACAGCCAAAATACAAAATAAGGAGTTTATAAAAAATGGTTATCTTATTTAATATACCTGAAGGAACAGGGATGCTTGGTAAATCCTTGCTGATATTGCAAGAGTATTATCCATTGTTCTGGTATGGGGTTAAAATTACATTATTATTATCAATGCTAGGTACGATCTTTGGACTTGTTTTAGGACTTATCTTAGGCGGTGCCAGATCTGTTGTTATAGAAGAAAGAGATGCTCTTCCTGTAAAAATTATCAAAAAAATAATACATGGTTTTGTAGCACTTTATGTTTGGTTTTTTAGGGGTACGCCAATGATGGTGCAGGCAATGTTCTTTTATTACTCATTAAAACCAATCATCGGATGGACGCCATTAGTTGCTGGTGTAACTATTATTTCGGTAAACACTGGGGCATATATGGCAGAAATAATTCGATCTGGGATTCAGTCTGTTGATAAAGGACAGATTGAAGGAGCTAGAAGTTTAGGTATGACGAATACACAAACAATGATGAATATTGTTTTACCGCAGGCAATTCGTAATTCTTTCCCATCCATTGGTAATGAATTTATAGTTAATATTAAAGATAGCTCTATGTTAAATGTAATTAGTCTTTCAGATTTATATTTTCAATCAAGTTCTATAGCTGGAAGTGTTGGCTTATTCATGGAAACATTCTTGATTACTTGTGCAGTTTATTTGATTCTAACAAGTTTTGCTACAATGATTTTAAATTATGTCGAGAAAAAGATGAATACACAAAAAAATGGATTTGATCAGAAAGCGGGTGAAGCATAATGAATTCTACAAGTATTATTCAAATTAATCACTTGAAAAAAAGCTTTGGAGCTTTAAAAGTATTGAATGATGTTGAATTTCATTGTGATAGCGGGGAAGTTATTACGATTATTGGTTCCAGTGGTAGTGGGAAAAGTACATTGCTTCGCTGTATCAATCTGCTGGAGACACCAGATGGAGGAGAAATTCTTTATCATGGAAAAGATATTTTAAAAGGAGAAATTAATTTAAATACGCATCGTTCCAAGGTAGGGATGGTATTTCAGTCTTTCAATCTTTTCAATAATAAAACTGTTTTGGAAAATTGTATGATTGGACAGATTAAAGTTTTAAAAAGAAGTAAAGAAGAGGCAAAAGAAAAAGCCATGTATTACTTGAGAAAAGTAGGAATGGAAGCATTTGCTAATTCCAGCTCTACACAGCTTAGCGGAGGACAGAAACAGCGTGTTGCGATTGCCAGAGCATTGTGTATGGATCCTGAGGTTTTATTGTTTGATGAACCAACAAGTGCACTAGATCCAGAAATGGTTGGTGACGTTCTTGATGTAATGAAACAGCTTGCTGAAGAAGGTTTAACAATGATCGTTGTTACTCATGAAATGCAGTTTGCACATGATATCAGTTCCCGTGTAATCTTTATGGATAAAGGGATTATTGCGGAACAGGGAACTCCTCAGCAAATTTTTGAAAATCCACAACAGGAAAGAACGAAAGAGTTCTTGCAGCGTTATCGTATAAGCAGTCAAAAATAAGACTGCTTTTTCTATGTTATTATGAATTGGGAGATTTTAAATGAATAGAATTGATAAAGATAATATATTTTCACTTTTATTTAAAACTGCATTAAAATCCGGAGAAGTTGCTTTATCAATGCAGAAAACAATTGTGAATGAAAAAAAGCCAGTTGATGAAATTGAAAATGAAACATCCTGTCATAAAGCAATGAGAGAAGCTAAAACAAAGGCTGATGAAATCGTACAGGAAATGTTTTTGAATGCACTTCTTCCATATAAAGATATACTGACTTTAGATGTAGAAGAAGATACTTGTTCCACGTCTTTATATAATTTGAAAAATTATGAATGCACATTTATTTTAGATCCTATTGATGGCACGCTTCGCTATATTCAACAAGAAGATGGATGGTCAATATGTGCAGGTATTATAAAAGAAAATACATTTTTATGTGCTCTTGTTTATTTTCCTAAAAGAAAAATAATGTATGTGTGTGAAAAAGATAAAGGTGCATATGTATATCATAATCCAAAACATATAGATGACAGAAAGCGATTGGTTTTTCCATCCATGATAAACAAAGATAAAATATATTATAATTATCGTTTAGCAACTTCATTTGTTTCT encodes:
- the alr gene encoding alanine racemase encodes the protein MLESKSRAWVEIDLSKIKHNVEEIRKILPSTTKIMAIVKANAYGHGDVVCCKELEKCGIDFFGVSSIDEALTLRENGIQEEILILGYTPPEHFHYVIEKNLIQTFLSLDYAKKADKYCEEHHVIMRGHIKVDTGMSRLGIICQEQEYHIEQIEEIYRMKHIKAEGIFSHFSVSDELDADNKKFTSKQIELFERVLSDLKKDGIDAGIRHLQNSYGILNYPELQYDYVRPGLLYLGATSNDQIETVTHPDFKPIMELKANISLVKTIQPNVSVSYGRHFISKDVRKIATVSIGYADGYPRSVSNKGAVVLLHGKRVPIIGNICMDQLMIDVTEIEDVKEGDVVTLFGKDGDEVLPIDELTRLAQTINNETFCWITARVPRIYK
- a CDS encoding class I SAM-dependent methyltransferase, producing MKKKMGTEESKKIWEKNAKFWDNAMGNQSNDFHRKVVRPKVTELLSPNSTDYILDVACGNGNYSSYLAQIGAGIVAFDYSEKMIELAKKRQSKYLKQIEFCVADAASRESILTLKRNRLFTKAVSNMAIMDITDIEPLFMAVYELLDENGIFVFATQHPCFVTLTEKYMTPHSYYGIAIEGQPKKQIYYHRSMQDIFNLCFRAGFVIDGFYEECFKNNREIPMVMIVRLKKVKCSSLR
- a CDS encoding UDP-N-acetylmuramoyl-tripeptide--D-alanyl-D-alanine ligase encodes the protein MIIRSIDAIIRMLDADYIENGNIEEKIKGVCIDSRKVVEGNLYIPIHGINNNGHLFVQQAIDNGAKAVLWERKEENPPEDVVVILVDDTTKALQELAKAYRKQLHMKVVGVTGSNGKTSTKDILASVLKEHYITQKTLGNYNNEIGVPLTLLSLNEDVEVAVVEMGMENLGELSFLTHLVEPDIAIISNVGTAHLENLGTMENIAKAKVEIVEGLNENGSLIYNGDQELLKNAVREKEIPGSISIRTFGMDKRNDYIVSAVRQKKEGIYFSVTPSEQSSYFLDMIGKHQAMNATAAMIAAKALHVSDEEIQRGFSNIEKTGLRNELVDCDRCLILNDSYKSNPQSAIAALETMEEFEVPYKIAVLGDMLELGETSDQIHYDLGKETARFHLQEILTIGDMARYIAQGAFNHNTDDVKVVHFENKEELSEYLFPYMHKDCMLLVKGSRGMKLDELVNVLIEKNKK
- a CDS encoding D-alanine--D-alanine ligase family protein gives rise to the protein MEKLRLAVVFGGKSSEYPVSLHSAGSLIHSLHKEKYELILIGISENGEWYAYDGDIESIEHDHWLQEQYCTPCVLSCSTHFKGFLKLKEDGNYEQIPVDCIFPVLHGKNGEDGTIQGLFELSGIPYVGCGHMSSSVCMDKEMTHIILEHAKVPCAPYMCIYEEKDMDYKKIFESAKETLGLPIFIKPANAGSSFGIHKVEDFSEFEESMKDAFYHDGKGKVILETTIEGFEIGCAVMGNKELFAGSVDEIETAAPFFDYEGKYQMVDSHIYCPARISKELFEEARSMALQAYRALNCKGMTRVDMFVTPQNTIVLNEVNTIPGFTSTSRYPTMMKEAGIEFGDLLDKLIALAME
- a CDS encoding acyltransferase, whose translation is MERKNYYALDVAKFISAFLVICIHTALLATISPDANFILVQIIARLAVPLFFIISGFLFFTKINTNREWNDAENRYQLKHYLYRIFKIYIIWTILYLPFSYLLIRGQNDFGMALAQYIKDFFFNGSYYHLWFLPALLFGMCIVYFLRSHFSMRMTIGISMVLYLIGMAGNIYPDVLESIPGISTVYDAYTSIFSTTRNGFFFAPVFLSLGAYYAQHRRKVSHNSKMMLFGFIVSFVGLCIECFYLRKAGFMHDLASMYLFLIPAVSFLFAFLLQLEWRDRPIYKMLRILSLLIYVSHIMFVVVLFALLPNAGNLLIYVLSCILSLVFSICVYGFSKKWRIFKHLY
- a CDS encoding helix-turn-helix domain-containing protein: MLKIGGILKAKMHEKDIRQKELADMMELDQRTISNYCNDINFPNLDTLSRLCNILEIDINDILEIHAKGNSDILIQSDLEMKLLEDFRKLSKEKQKEFLKASSCIIKIVE
- a CDS encoding winged helix-turn-helix transcriptional regulator, translated to MNVREYRDPLKLAQDISLNRTKVLLLWEMEKRKQNDQGLRNAISNADWKKELEELISLGLVSRIVHAKRKPMEIEYALTNRGAKYLRCMRTMMDVGIEIMMDYQMHEVLIQEGYIEKVSE